A DNA window from Mytilus edulis chromosome 14, xbMytEdul2.2, whole genome shotgun sequence contains the following coding sequences:
- the LOC139503103 gene encoding multifunctional-autoprocessing repeats-in-toxin-like, whose amino-acid sequence MGVKMYIWTEGDENVGHGSMTLSDGITHISWWPKKDKEMTTNQSWTSVEAEPATSYEQDVEWEGKPADLIYEIPSGKLDEAAIKSWWNEFKTTNRYHIVFKNCCSAVYSALQKGGAEEIVSFPMSFLSTPANLKEYAEALQKATRK is encoded by the exons ATGGGTGTGAAGATGTACATATGGACAGAAGGAGACGAAAATGTAGGACATGGATCAATGACTTTGAGTGATGGAATTACCCACATAAGCTGGTGGCCAAAGAAAGACAAAGAAATGACTACCAACCAAAGTTGG ACATCCGTGGAAGCTGAACCAGCAACTTCTTATGAACAGGACGTGGAATGGGAAGGAAAACCAGCTGATTTAATATACGAAATTCCTTCCGGAAAACTTGACGAGGCAGCTATAAAATCTTGGTGGAATGAATTCAAAACAACCAACAGATATCACATTGTATTTAAGAATTGCTGCAGTGCCGTATACAGCGCTTTGCAGAAAGGTGGCGCTGAAGAGATAGTATCGTTTCCGATGTCTTTTCTTTCAACACCAGCAAATCTGAAAGAATATGCTGAGGCTCTACAGAAAGCTACAAGAAAATGA